In Bradyrhizobium sp. 170, the DNA window ACCCGAGCGGTGCGACCATCTTGATGGCCCGCCGCTTCTCATCGCCAAGACCAAGGGAGCGACACCGTTTCGGTTGTCGCTCCACGTCGGCGACGTCGGGCATACCATCATTGTCGGTCCCACGGGGGCGGGCAAGTCGGTCCTGCTATCGATGCTGGCCCTTCAATTCCGGCGCTACCCAAACGCCCAACTCATCACCTTTGACAAGGGCCGGTCGGCGCGGGCCACCACGCTCGCGTTGTCGGGGGCTTGGTATGAGCTGGGCGCAAAGGGCGGTATCGCCTTTCAGCCGCTCAAGGATGTCGCGGAAGAGAGAGCGAGACTCTGGGCGCTCGACTGGCTCTGCGGTGTGCTCGCCCATGAGCGCGTGACCGTAACGCCTGAGGTCAAGGAGACGCTCTGGTCGGCGCTGAGGAGTCTCGGGTCCGCGCCCGTCTCGCAGCGGACGATGACTGGGCTCGTGGCGTTGCTTGCCCGCGACGCGCTGAGGCAGGCGCTACAGCCGTACACGCTGGAAGGACCCTACGGCCGCTTCCTGGACGCGGACGCCGACCGCCTTTCCGGTGCGGACGTGCTCACCTTCGAGATGGAAGAATTGATGACGTTGCCTGGCCTGGTGGCGCCGGTCCTGACCTATCTCTTTCACACCCTTGAAGACCGCTTCGACGGCCGGCCCACGCTGCTGGTGCTAGACGAGGCTTGGGTGTTTCTGGACGACCCACTGTTCGCAAGCCGCATTCGCGAATGGCTAAAGACGCTGCGCAAGAAGAACGTGGCGGTCATTTTTGCGACCCAGTCGCTCGCCGATGTCGCCGACAGCCAGATTGCTCCTGCGATCATCGAATCCTGTCCAAGCAGAATATTCCTGCCGAACCCACGTGCACTGGAGCCGACCCAGATCGAGACCTACCGCCGGTTCGGCTTGAACGACACCCAGGTGCGCCTGGTCGCGGAAGCATCCCCAAAGCGCGAGTATTATCTGCAGTCTCGTGCCGGCAATCGCCTGTTCGAGCTTGGCCTTGGACCGGTCGCGCTCGCGCTCGTCGGAGCCTCCTCACCAGAGGATCAGCGAGCCATTGACACCGTTCTCGCCCGCACTGGGGCCCACCATTTCGCCGAGCGCTACCTCGCCGAACGCGGTCTGAACTGGGCCGCCAATCTCATCAGCACCTTCGAACAGGCCCATAAGGCCTGACCTCAACCCCAACTCCCAACCCCTGGAGTCTTCCATGCTCGAAAGTACCGGTCGCATGTTCATGGGAACAACCTCAAGATTTATCATGACGACGTTGCTATCTTTTGTCATTGCGGTGAATGGGTCGCGACGGCTGGGCGCGTTCGATATCGTTTTTGATCCCACCAATTACAGCCAGAATCTTCTGACCGCCGCGCGTGCGCTTGAGCAGATCAACAATCAGATCCGGAGCCTCGAAAATCAGGCGCAGTCGTTGCTCAACCAAGCCAAGAACCTCTCGAGCCTGCCCACAAGCGTTGTCGGTCAGCTCACGTCGACGATCAATCAGATGAACAACCTGATAGCTCAGGCGAAAAACCTCTCATTCGATGTTCAGAAGACGCAGCAGGATTTTGAGCGGCTTTATCCCCGCCAATATGCGGCAGCCGTTTCGTCCGACAAGATGGTTCTGGATGCGACGTCGCGATGGGACAACAGCTACGACGGACTGAAGCAGGCGCTCACCATCCAGTCGGCTATCGTCGGTTCTCTGGATCAAGATGGCCAGACGCTTCGAACGCTGATGGCGAATTCGTCCGCTGCGGTCGGCTCGCTGCAGGCCCAACAGTCCGGTAACGAACTGCTCGGTCTCCAGATCAAGCAGTCGTTGCAGACCCAGGCACTTCTGGCGACCCAGGCGCGCGCGGACACGTTGCGAGCGGCCGAACAGCAAGCGTCGTCCGCCGCCGCGAAGGAGCGCTTTATCCGCTTCATCGGCGATGGCCACGCCTACACCAGCGGCAAATAGGTGAGGGCACCATGGCTGATCTCTCCGTCATTGACCGCTTTACAGAGACCTTCTCGCGTTACATCGACTCTGGGTTCGGTCTTCTGTCCGGCGACGTCTCATTCCTGAGCTCAACGTTGATCGGCATCGACCTCACGCTTGCCGGCCTTGCCTGGAGCATGCGCGCCGACGACCATATCCTGGTGACGCTTGCCAAGAAGGTGCTCTATGTCGGTGCCTTCGCGTTCATTATCGGCAACTTCAAGAGCCTCGCCGATATTGTCTTTGCATCGTTCTCCAGCATTGGACTGAAGGCGTCTGGCGGGAGCTTAAGCGCCGCCGATCTGGCGCGGCCGGGTTTTGTTGCTTCCGCCGGCTTTACGGCCGCCCATCCTCTTCTGGAGGAGACCGGGCAATTCTCGGGTTTTGACGTGCTTACTAACCTGCCGACGATCCTGATCCTGTTGTTCTGCTGGATCCTGATCGTGCTTGCGTTCTTCGTCCTGTCGGTGCAGCTCTTCGTTACGTTGATCGAATTCAAGCTGACGACGCTTGCAAGCTTCATTCTTGTGCCCTTCGCGCTGTGGGGAAAGACCGCGTTCCTGGCGGAAAAGACACTCGGTAACGTGGTCGCCTCGGGGGTGAAGGTGATGGTTCTCGCGATCATCATCGGCATCGGCTCGACCATCTTCGGTCAGCTCGCAAGCACGCTGACCCGGCCAGTCGATATCGTCTCGGCCATGAGCTTGTTGCTTGCGGCCCTTTCGCTGTTTGGCCTTGGCATCTTTGGCCCGGGAATCGCGGCGGGCCTGGTCTCGGGTGCACCCCAGCTGGGCGCCGGCGCAGCCGCGGGAACGGTGGCGGGTGCGGCGGCTGTCGTGATCGGCGGCGGAGCGGCGGCCGCGGGTGGGCTGCGTCTTGCGGCGGGTGGTTCAATGACTGCGGTTCGCTCCGCAGCATCGCTCACCGGTGCGTCTTCAGCCGCCGGCGGATCGGCCCGGGCCTCAACGGTGGATCAGCTAGCGAGCGCGGGCACTGGCGGCGCAACGAACGCAGCTACTGCGTCAGGCCCGGGGCGTGCCGCGGGGCCGTCCGCGCGCGGGCACACGAGGGAAGCGGCACAAGTCGCCGCTCACACCCTGAAAGAGGGCGACAAAGGTGGGCATTCGTCGGGCCCGAAGCTGGGGGAGGAGTAGTATATGGCTAGTCACCCCTTTCAGCGCGTGTCCGTCCGTTACGGCGAGACGCCACAGCCGGTCACGCCCTATCAGAAGGCAGCCCAGGTCTGGGACGAGCGGCTCGGGTCCGCCCGTGTTCAGGCCAGCAACTGGCGGCTGGCAGCGCTGGCAGCCATCGGCCTGTCCAGCGTCCTCGGATTGACGATCTTCACCCAGATCGCTCGCTCGGGTGTCGTTCCCTACGTGGTCGAGGTCGATCGGCTCGGTGAAGTCCGCGCAGTCGGGCCGGCACTCGAAGCCTACCAACCGTCAGACGCGCAGATTGCGCACTTTCTCGCGCGGTTCATCGAGAACGTTCGCTCCCTGTCGATTGATCCGGTCATCGTCCGTGCGAACTGGCTGCGTGCCTACGACTTTGTCACCGACCGCGGTGCGCAGGCGTTGAACGACTACGCGCGAGAAGCCGATCCGTTCACAAAGATCGGCTCCAAGACGGTAACAGCCGAAGTCACATCCGTGGTCCGTGCGTCCAGCGACAGCTTCGAAATCCGCTGGAAAGAGAACGCCTACGAGAACGGCTCGATCGCAAAGACAGAGCGCTTCACGGGTCTTGTCACCACGGTTCTCAAGCCGCCTGCGGATGCCGAAACCCTGCGGAAGAACCCCCTCGGCCTCTATGTCCATTCCCTCAACTGGTCGCGCGACCTCATTGGAGACGCCAAATGAATTCCAAAGCCCTTACCAAGCTCGCGTCGGCCAGCGTCCTTGCCTTGTCGCTTTGGCTTGGCGGATGTGCCACCAAGCTCAATCTCGAAGCGCCTTATGACGAGATGACCTTTGAGAAGGCGCTTCCAGAGACTGATCCGCCGGCGCCGGTGCGAATCGTCGAAACGCCCAAGGTCTTGCCGTTGCCGGGCCAGCTGAAGCCCTTTCCGACAAAGGGTGGCAAAGAGGAAAAATTGCCGCCGGAGCAGGCGATAGCCAAGGCGAACAAGGCGGCGCGGATGGAGCCGACGCGCGCCGGCTATATCAACGCCATCCAAGTGTACCCATGGACGGAAGGTGCGCTCTACCGGCTCTATGCAAGCCCGGAGAAGGTATCGACTATCGCGCTTCAGCCGGGCGAGGAACTGATCGACGTCTCCACAGGCGACACGGTTCGTTGGGTGGTTGGTGATACCTTGAGCGGTCAGGGGAGTGCCCGGCGAGTGCACATCCTGGTCAAGCCGACGCTTCCGGATATTCAGACGAACCTTGTCGTCCTGACTGACCGGCGGGCCTATCACCTCGAGCTCGTCTCGACCAAGCAGACCTACATGGCGTCCATCTCGTGGACGTATCCGACAGATACGCTTGTCGCGCTCCACAAGCAGAACGTCGTCGCCCAGGAAAGCGAAGAGCGGGTCGCCGACCGTGGTGTCCGGCTCGACAGCCTGAATTTCCGCTACCGGATTGAAGGCGACGATCCGCCGTGGCGGCCGCTGCGCGCCTTTGACGACGGTCGCAAGGTCTATATCCAGATGCCAACGGGCCTGTCGCAAGGTGAGGCGCCGCCCTTGTTCGTCGCAGGAGCCGATGGCCGGCCGAACCTCGTCAACTACCGCGTCCGCGGTTCCTACTACATCGTTGATCGGATGTTCGGCGCCGCCGAGCTTCGCCTTGGCGAAGATCCGCAGCGAATTGTCCGGATCATCCGCATCGACGCGCGACCGGTGTCGCAGGTCTTCAGCGCCGCGAGCGCCTCATGACGACGGGATTGGATCAGGATCCGGAGCCGTTGGAACTGCGAGCGCGTCCGCGGCCCGTTCGGCGCCTCAACAGGCGCGCCCTCATGACCGGCTGCGCCGTCGCGGCGCTGTTCGTTGGCGGGGCGATACTGATTGCGCTCCGGCCGCACTCCTTCAAGCAGTCGGAGCGGACGGAGCTCTATAATACCGACCGCAAGCAGACCGCCGAGGGCTTGAGCAAGCTGCCAAAGTCCTACGAGGAGTTGCCGCCATCGACGCCGCGGCTCGGGCCGCCGTCGCCTGGGGATATCGGACGGGCCTTTGCCGAGAACGAGAAGAAGGCTGGGGTCTCATCGGAAGGTGGTTTCCGGGCTAGTCCGGAGGAAGATGCCGAACGGGCCGAGCGGATCCGCCAGACGCGTGTTGCTCAGCAGGCAAAGGAGTCGGGCTTGTTCGTCCGCCTGTCGGAGAAACAGGAGAAGCGCAAGCAGGCAAGCCCGACTGAAGCGCCAGCGACCACTCCATCGGCATTCCGGCCTCCAACGCCCGACACCGGTCCATCTGCTGCGGAACTTGCAAAAATGGCGCAGGCGATGATCGACCGCTCCAGCGAAATCATTCCCTCGTCGCAGGCGCGAAAGCTGGCCTTCGTCGGCGCGAAAGCCGACACGGAAACGACCAATGCCCATGCGCTTAAACCAGCGCCGTCCACCTATGCGGTGATGGCGGGGTCGATCATCCCGGCGAGCCTCGTCACGGGGCTGAATTCGGACTTACCTGGAGCAACTATCGGCCAGGTCACCGAGAACGTTTACGATACGGTCACTGGCGAACATCTTTTGATCCCGCAGGGGACAAGGATCGTGGGCAAATACGATAGCGTCGTCGCCTTCGGCCAGAAGCGGGCGCTGGTCATCTGGAACCGGCTCATCCTGCCGAACGGCAATTCGATCGTGATCGAAAACCTTCCGGCTACAGACGTTGCAGGCTACGCCGGGCTCGAGGACCAGGTGGACTTCCATACCTGGCAGTTGCTCAAGGGTGTGGCCCTGGCGACTCTGATCGGGGTGGGGACACAGCTATCGATCGGCAACGACGAGAGCGATCTCGTGAAAGCGCTGCGGGAAAGCACACAGCAAACGACTAATCGTGCGGGACAGCGCCTGGTGGAGCGTGAGCTCGACGTGCAGCCGACGATCACGGTCAGGCCGGGATGGCCGCTGCGGGTGATTGTTTCTAACGATCTGGTGCTGAAGCCCTACCAGGACGTTCAGACAATGGCGAAGGGCAGGTAGGGATGAAGCTTGCGAAGCTGCCTGATCGGACACCGGTGAAGATGAATGTTGCGCTTACGCCGGGCTTGGCGCAGCGGCTGCGCGAGTATGCTGCCTTCTATGCGGAGACCTACGGCAACAAGGAAGAAGTAGCTGAGCTGATACCGTTCATGCTTGAGGCGTTTCTTGATGGTGATGCGGATTTCAGGCGAGCCTGCCGGGCAGGTGGAGTGAAGGATACGGCCGACGCCGCTCCCCGTATTGCTGAAGATCGCTGGACCCGCAAAGGGCAGGATCACGGTGGGGAGAGTTCGCGTAAAGATTAGGCGGACACCGGCCATGTTGCAAGTTTTCTCCTCCTGCGCTTGTTACGAGCGCGCGCAAGGGGCCGACTCGTCAGGGACAGGTGGATCAAGATTTTTCAGTTGTTAGCTTAGAAGTTGTCTTTGCAACTATCTGCCATTTGGACAATTGTCTTGCTGACGAGGCTGGCCGAATGATTGAGGCGCTTCAACAGTTTTTCTAGGTCTGCGACCGTTGCTTCTTCCATCCGAAGATTCTCTGAATTGAGCGATCGAGCGATAATTGAATCAATAGGCTCGGCAACAATCGGTTGGCGTTCGTGCAAATCGCAACCTGCAACACCTCTCACCGTTGATACGATGTGTCCGTCAGGTGTTGTCACGATCACCAGGCTTGAATGTGCGAAGATTGTCGGCTCTGCAATTGATGCAGGTAGCTCTATGGCGCAGATAATCTCACCCGTTTCAACACAGCGATATCCAGCACGGTAGGAGATCGGACCGGTTGTGCCGATAGCGTTGCCGGCCACCTCTAAAAAAGGTTCCACGGTACTCGTGCTGTGCTTCATCTGACCAAACGAGGACGTCGTTTCTCGGGGGAAATACCTCATCGCGTGCATTATGTAACTTAAAAGCGGTCGCCTTAAAAGCGTCAATCCGCACGATGTGTGCCGGTGAAACGGACGCACAAAGGCCCATTGCGCGATATCGTGGCGAGAAATATGCGCCGGCTACGCGCTGCGCGTGGCTTGAGCCAAGAGGCTCTCGCGCTCGAGTGTGGAATCAACCGTACTTACCTGAGCGGCGTCGAGCGTTCGGAGCGCAACGTGTCGATTGACAACATTGCCCGCATTGCAAAAGGACTCGGCGTTGAGGCTTGGAAGCTCTTGAGAGACGAGTAGGTCTCGTAGGTGCAGAGGGCCCCGTCGATCTCGCGGACGGATCCCTCTTGCCGGCTGAGATCGCTCTGATGACACAGGATACGGCCTTCGCCCGAATGCGGGAGGCAATCTGCAAATCAGGCGGTGATCCGCTTGCCCGCTGGAAGGCGCTTCCGGCGTTGAATAATCCGGCGCGATCTACGTGCGACCAACGGACACTCCTGAGGCTGGTGCGGCTTGGCTCCGCGCGCTATCTCGGGTGGCTGGACAGTTGATCGGTTAATCCACGCGGGCAGATGAACATCAAAGACCCGTTGCAGTCTTCCTCGATCGCGAGACTCGTTGCAGATCGCTTTACAGGCAGAAATCGGTAGTCATCGGTTGCGACTGGAACCGCGGAGCTACGCGGAAGGCGCAGCTGGCCCAGTTGAGCCTGTCATCCTCGCGCGTGAAACCGTAAGGCATCGGAACAGGCGATGCCGAGCCCTCCGTCGCTGGATGTCGATGCAGCTCAGGGAAGGCAGGTCGGCAAGCCGCCTCGGTCTCAGTATTATAGTACCGCAAAGCGCCGAAAGTTTATGTTGTGGCAGGCTCGCCGTCTTGGGTCTACTTTGGCGTGCTATGGCAGGTGATCGTTTCTTTTCCCGTGTCCAGCAGGACATCTTCCGGCCCTTCACCGGCCGGCATCGGGGCATTGCTTTTGAGGTAACGGTCGACCTCTACGACCGCATACTCGGCGCAACCGCGGACTATGACTTGGTCCTCAATCGTGAGCGCCTGACCGATATCGTTGCGACAACGATTGCCAAGAACCGGGATTTGATTGTCCATTCCGCCGAGCTGCGTCAGCCGAACGGCGATGAGGACCAAGACCTCGATCAATCGATTGATGACCGCGACTACGCCCGCAAGCTTGTCTCCCGCCTGACCCATTTCGGCATCATCGAGTCCTTTTCCGACGCAACCCACCTCACCGTACTTTGGCGCTTCACCATCGAGGGCAAGCGGATCGCCAAGATGTTCGCGGAGACGCGGCGACGGACATCCAGCGGCCGCCAACGCAGCATACGCGCGTGCCGCACGGCATTGGAATCGTTCCTGCGGGACAAAAACCACGAATACCTGGTCGATGCCTACGAGTATTCGACGTCGATCTTTGAGGATGTTTGCCAGGTCGCTGATCTATTCCATGAGCATCAGCGGCAGCTCTTGCTGCGCAGTTACGCCGGCTCGAAGGATGCCATCGCGGACTATTTTCACGGGGTTGACGATTTCCAGCGCCGCGGCGAACGATACCTGACCAGCGATAACATTCACAATCATGCGACCGAGATTATTCGGCTGACCCATGAGATCGAGTCGATGCATCCGGACGACCTTGGGAAAGTCGACAAGGAGATCGCCATTGACAACCCGGGGATCGACGAAGATGCGCATGGGGCGCCGCCGCACGTCTTCATCGTCGAGCGCATCCGCGACATCGTTCGGTCGACGCGGCGCACCAAGCACGAGGAACTGACCCAGGCCGTCGGTCAATTTACGAGCCGATTCACCAGCCTGATCATGCGCATCATTCGACTGCAGTCGGCCGGGCGGAATTCGTTTCTCGAAATTGCAACTCTGTTCCGGGCCCTTTCAGGCGAGGACCGGCAGAGATTGACCCGCGAGGTTTTTCGCAATGTCTTTCC includes these proteins:
- a CDS encoding DUF2274 domain-containing protein, whose product is MKLAKLPDRTPVKMNVALTPGLAQRLREYAAFYAETYGNKEEVAELIPFMLEAFLDGDADFRRACRAGGVKDTADAAPRIAEDRWTRKGQDHGGESSRKD
- a CDS encoding helix-turn-helix transcriptional regulator, whose protein sequence is MRRLRAARGLSQEALALECGINRTYLSGVERSERNVSIDNIARIAKGLGVEAWKLLRDE
- the trbG gene encoding P-type conjugative transfer protein TrbG, with amino-acid sequence MNSKALTKLASASVLALSLWLGGCATKLNLEAPYDEMTFEKALPETDPPAPVRIVETPKVLPLPGQLKPFPTKGGKEEKLPPEQAIAKANKAARMEPTRAGYINAIQVYPWTEGALYRLYASPEKVSTIALQPGEELIDVSTGDTVRWVVGDTLSGQGSARRVHILVKPTLPDIQTNLVVLTDRRAYHLELVSTKQTYMASISWTYPTDTLVALHKQNVVAQESEERVADRGVRLDSLNFRYRIEGDDPPWRPLRAFDDGRKVYIQMPTGLSQGEAPPLFVAGADGRPNLVNYRVRGSYYIVDRMFGAAELRLGEDPQRIVRIIRIDARPVSQVFSAASAS
- the trbL gene encoding P-type conjugative transfer protein TrbL, with the translated sequence MADLSVIDRFTETFSRYIDSGFGLLSGDVSFLSSTLIGIDLTLAGLAWSMRADDHILVTLAKKVLYVGAFAFIIGNFKSLADIVFASFSSIGLKASGGSLSAADLARPGFVASAGFTAAHPLLEETGQFSGFDVLTNLPTILILLFCWILIVLAFFVLSVQLFVTLIEFKLTTLASFILVPFALWGKTAFLAEKTLGNVVASGVKVMVLAIIIGIGSTIFGQLASTLTRPVDIVSAMSLLLAALSLFGLGIFGPGIAAGLVSGAPQLGAGAAAGTVAGAAAVVIGGGAAAAGGLRLAAGGSMTAVRSAASLTGASSAAGGSARASTVDQLASAGTGGATNAATASGPGRAAGPSARGHTREAAQVAAHTLKEGDKGGHSSGPKLGEE
- a CDS encoding TrbI/VirB10 family protein — translated: MTGCAVAALFVGGAILIALRPHSFKQSERTELYNTDRKQTAEGLSKLPKSYEELPPSTPRLGPPSPGDIGRAFAENEKKAGVSSEGGFRASPEEDAERAERIRQTRVAQQAKESGLFVRLSEKQEKRKQASPTEAPATTPSAFRPPTPDTGPSAAELAKMAQAMIDRSSEIIPSSQARKLAFVGAKADTETTNAHALKPAPSTYAVMAGSIIPASLVTGLNSDLPGATIGQVTENVYDTVTGEHLLIPQGTRIVGKYDSVVAFGQKRALVIWNRLILPNGNSIVIENLPATDVAGYAGLEDQVDFHTWQLLKGVALATLIGVGTQLSIGNDESDLVKALRESTQQTTNRAGQRLVERELDVQPTITVRPGWPLRVIVSNDLVLKPYQDVQTMAKGR
- the trbJ gene encoding P-type conjugative transfer protein TrbJ; the encoded protein is MLESTGRMFMGTTSRFIMTTLLSFVIAVNGSRRLGAFDIVFDPTNYSQNLLTAARALEQINNQIRSLENQAQSLLNQAKNLSSLPTSVVGQLTSTINQMNNLIAQAKNLSFDVQKTQQDFERLYPRQYAAAVSSDKMVLDATSRWDNSYDGLKQALTIQSAIVGSLDQDGQTLRTLMANSSAAVGSLQAQQSGNELLGLQIKQSLQTQALLATQARADTLRAAEQQASSAAAKERFIRFIGDGHAYTSGK
- a CDS encoding Wadjet anti-phage system protein JetA family protein; the protein is MAGDRFFSRVQQDIFRPFTGRHRGIAFEVTVDLYDRILGATADYDLVLNRERLTDIVATTIAKNRDLIVHSAELRQPNGDEDQDLDQSIDDRDYARKLVSRLTHFGIIESFSDATHLTVLWRFTIEGKRIAKMFAETRRRTSSGRQRSIRACRTALESFLRDKNHEYLVDAYEYSTSIFEDVCQVADLFHEHQRQLLLRSYAGSKDAIADYFHGVDDFQRRGERYLTSDNIHNHATEIIRLTHEIESMHPDDLGKVDKEIAIDNPGIDEDAHGAPPHVFIVERIRDIVRSTRRTKHEELTQAVGQFTSRFTSLIMRIIRLQSAGRNSFLEIATLFRALSGEDRQRLTREVFRNVFPLRADLLDPGKVFLSERAERRETPVDVHTTNPTRDERLRSTIRSALEEAFAVSSKDVVDHLEELVKESGAVDLLDLPVDDARSLLLALCAVEAIRSDRDTARLDVTRGSERRTNGVFEANDYRFSQRT
- the trbF gene encoding conjugal transfer protein TrbF, whose product is MASHPFQRVSVRYGETPQPVTPYQKAAQVWDERLGSARVQASNWRLAALAAIGLSSVLGLTIFTQIARSGVVPYVVEVDRLGEVRAVGPALEAYQPSDAQIAHFLARFIENVRSLSIDPVIVRANWLRAYDFVTDRGAQALNDYAREADPFTKIGSKTVTAEVTSVVRASSDSFEIRWKENAYENGSIAKTERFTGLVTTVLKPPADAETLRKNPLGLYVHSLNWSRDLIGDAK